The sequence GTGGCCTGAATTTGAGTATTTATCTACACAAAAAAGCCGATATTTGCTATTTTAAGCGCACTTTCTATTAAATGGATTTGTGATGAAACAGCTCATATCGGCCATACTATTCTCAATGACTTTACTCCTTTGTGGTTGCGCTGCTGCACCAGGAGATGAACAACTTGAATATCAGACCTATGTCAAAGCAGGACAAATGGTACCTGTAACTCAATTTACCGATACCAAGGGTAATCTTATTGATTTAACACAGTCTACTAATGCCAAGCTATTGGTACTATTTGCTACTTGGTGTCCAGATTCTCAGCGAGCCATGAAGGCACTAGAAGCATCAGATCTCAATCTAGATCCAAATGTCGATATCATTGCCATAGGCCGCGAAGAAAATACCCAGGAACTAGACAAATTTGCCAGCGAGTATGAGATAAACTTTCCTCTGATTGCCGACACAGATAGAGCAATTTATGCCAAGTTTGCCAATGCAGGTATCCCCAGACTCATTCTACTCGACGGCAATAACACCATAGTGAAGACTGTTATCGGTGAAGGTGAAAATCCATTGGCCGAAGTACAGTGGTAACTCCCAATCAGTAAAATCTGGCGATATCAGTAACTCGCTAAAAGTACATTTTAAAGGGATAAATATGAACGGTGCAGGTGGAACATCCGGTGGTATAGGCCAGTTTTTCATAGGCCTAATAATGATGTGTGGTGGTTTTTATATGCTGCTCAATGCCATCAAGATAACCAGCTCTTTT is a genomic window of Shewanella psychrophila containing:
- a CDS encoding TlpA family protein disulfide reductase; translated protein: MKQLISAILFSMTLLLCGCAAAPGDEQLEYQTYVKAGQMVPVTQFTDTKGNLIDLTQSTNAKLLVLFATWCPDSQRAMKALEASDLNLDPNVDIIAIGREENTQELDKFASEYEINFPLIADTDRAIYAKFANAGIPRLILLDGNNTIVKTVIGEGENPLAEVQW